The genomic region GGACCTCGACATCGACCCGCTGCGGCAAGGGATCGCCGACAAACTGCCCGTCGTCAAGGAAATCTGCCAGGAACTGGGCCTCGCCGCCGAGCAGGTGGCGTACCTGGGGGACGACCTGCCCGACGTGCTGCCGATCCGGTTCGCGGGGCTGGGGATCGCCGTCGCCGACGCCGCGGCCGAAGCGATCGCCGCGGCCGACTATGTGACGAGCGTCCCGGGGGGCCGCGGGGCCCTGCGCGAGACGGTCGAACTGATCCTGCGAAACACCGATCGCTGGGAGACGACGATCGCGCGGTTCACCGACTCCGCGTAACGGCTTTGCTGCGGCATAAAACAACGCGAGTTTCGGAGAAACTCGCCCATGCAAAATAACCGCTCCATGGAAGGAGACTTGTCATGAACGCTCTGGCCTATCTGGGAACGCTCGGGTTTGCGCTGATCAATGCGCCGGTGGTGAGCCAGTCGGAATCGGCTGAGCCGGTCCTGTTGACCGCGACATGCGGCGTGCCGTTCTTTCAAGAGGGACAGTCGATCGTCGTCGGCGTCGATCAGCCCCAGTGGCTTGATCTTGATGTCACGGACTCCCAATCCCGCGCGGCCACGTTCGTCGAGACGATGATCGAGCGGGGATTTCCTGAGACTGATTGCGTCGCTGAATCGCTGCGCGAGCCGGTCTGCTTCGACTACCTCCTTGGCGCCGAGGACGGAGTGCGGCTGATGCGTTAGAGCGCCTCCCGCCGCCGTCCTCCTCGCTTCTCCCTTCGGCCCCCCTCGCCATGCTTCCTCGTCTGGTCCACGCCGCGATCGCGTTTGTCGTCACCGCGGCGATGTACTGGGGGTACGTTGCGACGGTCGTTCCGGTGGTCGAGCCGCCGGCGACGATTCGCGAGGTCCAGACCCCCGACGCCGGGCAAGTGACGCGCGGGCAGGAATCGGTGGCCGAGTATCAACGGCTGCTGGCCGCGTACTTCAAGCCAGGGCATTGGACGAGTCGCACGCCCCCCAAGGTGTTCGAAAATCGGCAAGCGATGCTGGTGATCTCCGACTTCGAGGAGACCGACCGCGGGCAGATCATCGCTCGCAACTGCGCGATGCTGATGTTCCCCTCGCCGCGCGATCGGGGCGGGGCCCCGCCGCGCGACGCGATCATCATCGAGCCTCTGGAGGGGGCGGTGCTCGAGGGGCGATCGAGCCCCGGCAGTCCCGCGGCGTTCAGCAAGCTCGACCGGGCGTGGCTTCGCGGCGAGGTGAGGATCACCAGCGACATGCGCGAACCGGGCCCCGCCGACGATCTCGAGCTCACGACCCGCGAGATCTACATTCGCGAGGACCTGATCCGCACCGATCAGCGGGTCGAAATGCGGCTAGGTCCCCACTTCGGCGGCGGGCGGGGGCTCGAAATCAAGTTGCTGGCCACCGAGAACATTTCCGGCGAGGCCAAGACCGACGCGATCGCGGGGCGGTTCGAGTCGCTGGAAATCAGCGACGAGGTGATGATCGAGATCGTCCCCGGCGAGCTGTCGCTGCCCGGGGACGAGAAATCTCCGAAGTCGGCCGGCGCCCCCGAGCCCCCGATCACGATCAAGAGTCAGGGGCCCTTTCGCATCGATTTCGGCAACTACGTCGCGTCGTTTCTCGAAAAGGTTCACGTGCGGCAGGTCCATTCTGACGGCGTGCTCGACGCGATCGACGCCGACGAAGTGAACTTGTACTTCGCCCGGGCGAAGGCGAACAAGAAAACCGCCGCCCGCGCGTCGAGCAGCCCGCTGGGCGCCGGGTTCGAACTGGCGACGATCGAGGCGAAGGGTTCCAAGGTCGTCGTCAACGCCCCCGGGCGCAACGCCGCGGCGGAGTGCAAGCGGATGCGGATCGAACTGCGGCAGCGCCGAGTCACGGTCGAGGGAGACGACGAGGCGGTGACGCTCGCCTACCGCGGGGCCGAGATCCACGCCCCCCTGGTTCAGTACGTCCACCCGGCGGAAGGGTCCGAGCAAGCGATCGGGCAGCTTGTCGCTTCGGGGGGCGGGTTCCTCAAGGCGATTCTCGACAAACGCCGCCCGCTCGAACCGCTCGAAGTCCGCTGGACCGAGTCGCTGCGAATCGATCGCGTCGAAGGGGCCCCCGTGCTGAAGATTCGCGGCCGGCCGCGGCTCACTTTCGGCAACACGGGAAGGATGTGGGCCGACGCGCTCGAACTGACGCTGCGCGAACGACCGGCCGATCCCGCGGCCGCGGCGACCAGCCCGCTGCCGTGGGCCGTCGCGCCGGAGCGACTTCGCGCCGCGGGGAACGTGGCGATCGATTCGCCCGAGCTTGAGGCCCGCGTCGATCAACTGCACATGCAGGTGAACTACCCGTCCGGTTCGCCGCAGGAACTGGGGCTTCACGGCGCCGACGGCTCGGGGCGCGGGACCGCGGGCGGGCAGGCCAATCCGCTGGCGCAGCTAGGCGGCGCGGGGAACCGAACTTATCGGGCGGAGGGCCGGTCGCTCGAACTGACGGCGAACGTCCGCGCCGGGAAGACCGAGTTGGCCGGCGTTGCGCTCGAGGGGAACGTGCGATTCGAGGAGGCTCCTGACCCGACCGCCAAAGAGGCCCCGTTGCGGATCGAGGCGCAGCGGGTCGTCGTCGTCGAGGCCGACACGCCCCACGCCAAGATCGACATCGTCGGCCGGCCGGCGGCCGCGGGCGTCGAGTCGCAGTTGGCGCAAGTCACCGCCCGGGGGGCGACGTTGCGGGCGCCGCAGATCAGCATGATACGCGGCCGCAGCAAGTTGCAGATCGAGTCGCCCGGCGAGGTGCTGCTGGCGACCGATCGCGACTTGACCGGCCAGCCGCTTGCCCGCCCCGAACCGATGTCGATCACCTGGCAGCAGTGGATGCGGCTCGATCGCAATCGGCTTACGTTTCGGGGCGGGGTCGTCTGCCGCAACGCGTCGGGATGGCTTAGCACGCGGCAGTTGGGGGTGAATCTCTCGCAAGAAGTTTCGTTCGACGGCGCCGCCGGGGCCGCCAAAGCCGAGGTCGTGCAGCTCGACTGCAGCGACGGGGTCGTCGCCGAGTTCGACCAGCGCGACGAAGCGGGGATCACTTCGCATCAGCACGTCGAGTTGGCGTCGATCCTCGCCAATCAACAGACGGGCGCCATCCGCGGCGAGGGGCCCGGCTGGATCGAGTCGGTCCATCTGGCCACCGGCAAAGGGATACTCGCGCTGGCCGCCCCGGGCGTGGCGCCCCCGTCAGCGGGGCCGTCGCCCAATGAACCGGGGCAGCGGCTGCGCCACCTGCGAGTCGACTTCGCCCGCGGGGTCGAAGGAAGTTTGCGCGACCGCTCGATCACGCTCGTGGGCGACGTCCGGGCGACGTACGGGCCGGTCGACTCATGGGAGCAGCGATTGCAGCGGGCCGTCGGCGCCGGGCCGGGGCCCAACGTCGTGTGGCTGGCCAGCGATCGGCTGACCGTCGCCGAGAGCCCGCTCGCCCGAGTCAATCGTCCGCCGGGGGCGACGGGGCTGGCCGAGTTGGAACTGACCGCCGTCGGCCGCGTGAAGATCGACGGCGAGGCGCCGGGTCGCGGCCTGTTTGCCGCGACCGCCGGCCGGGCCAGCTACGACTCGTACAAAGGAATGTTCCTGCTGGAAGGCGACGGGGCGGTCCCCGCGACGATACACCAGCAGGACTTCATCGGCGCCCCCCCCAACGAAACGGTCGCTCAGAAACTGACCTACAATCTCCGCACGGGACAGGTGGGGGGACAGTTCAACAAGATCGAGTGGAACCAATTCGACGTCAGCCGCCCCCCCGCGACGACGCAGCAGCGGTGAGGCGGCTTCGACTTATCTCGATAGCCCGCGTCTTGCCACGTCCGGTTCACGGCCGCCGCGCCAGCAGCGTGGCGGCCGTGACGAGCGCCGCGGCAGCGGTTTCGATGCGGAGGATCCGCTCGCCTAAGTCGACGATCTGCCATCCGGCGGTCCGGGCGTCGGCGATTTCCTCGTCGGCGAAGCCTCCTTCCGGTCCGACGGCGAGCCAGGCCCTGGCGTGCGTCGGCCGGGCGGCCTCGGCGAGCGGAGCGCCGCCGGGGTGGGCGATCCACCGCACCGCGTCCGGCGTCGCGTCGACGCCGTCATCGCCGGGGCCCGCGGCGAGCCACTCCCGCCAGCTGCGCACAGGGGCGAGCTCCATCAATCGGTTCCGCCCGCACTGCTTGCTCGCCTCGATCACGTAGCGGTCAAGCTTCTCGCCCCCTTTGCTCGGGGCCTCGCTGCGGGCGGTCGCCAAGGGGACGAGCCGCGCGACTCCCAGTTCGACGGCCTTCTCGACGAGCCACCGCGTGCGGTCCCCCTTGGGAAGCGGCGCCGCCAGGACCAGTTCGCCGACAAGCTCGCGTTCAATCGCCAGCCGCGGGCCGACGCGCACTTCGACCTCGCGGCGTGAGACGCCGACGACCTCGCCGCGGAATTCCCCCCCGCGCCCGTCGAACAGCGTAAGTTCGTCCCCCGCACGGACCCGCAGCACGTGCAGCAGGTGATGCGCCTCGGCGTCGCCGATCCTCGCGATTCCATCGGGGGCGATCGGCTCGGCAGAGTAGACGCGACGTGACATGCGGCGAGCTCAACGCGCGGGAACGTCTTGAAATCGGCGACGCCGAAGAGAGTCGCGGTTAGCATAGGACCCGCTCGGCCGGGAGCCAAGCCGTTGCCGGCTGCCCCCGACCAGGGTGTTCAGGTCGCGCTCACCACGCGGTCGCGTCCCACAGCAGGGTGCGGCCGTCGCGTCCGGCCGAGAGGATGGTGCGCCCGTCGGGGGCGAACTCGACGGCGGTCACCTCGTCGTCGTGGGCGCCGAGGGTGAGGATCTCTTTGCCGGTCTCGGCGTCCCACAGTTTCACCGTGCTGTCCTCGCTGCCAGTGACGGCGCGGCGGCCGTCGGGCGAGAGGGCAACCGCGGTCACGGCGCCGGTATGGCCGGCGAGCTTGGCGACCCTCTGGCCGTCGGCTGCGTTCCAGACGATCGCCGCGTTGTCGTCGCCGCCGGTGGCGATGCGTCGGCCCGCTGCGTCGAACGCGCCGCACCGAACGGTCCAGGCGTGGCCGCGCAGGATCATGAGCTCGGCCCCGTCGACGGCGTTCCACACGCGGGCGGTCTTGTCGCTTCCGCAGGTCAGGATGCTGGCCCCGTCGGGAGCGTAGCAGGCGGCGCGGATCCGCCCCTTGTGCCCGCGGATCACCAGCGGCAGCGGCTCGCCCGTCGCGGCGTTCCACTGCCGGGCCGTGCCGTCGTCGCTGGCGGTGAGGACCCAGGCGCCGTCGGGCGAGAACGCCGCCGCGTTCACGTAACCTTCGTGGGCGCCTTCGAGCTTGGCGACGACGCGTCCCGTGGCCGCGTCCCAAATTTTGGCCGTGCGATCCCAACTGCCGGTGACGACGCGGCTGCCGTCGGGCGAGAGGTCGGCCGAGGCGACGACTCCGTGGGAGCTGAACCGCGTGCGGAGCGTGCGATCGGCCAAGTCGTACAACCGGGCGTCGTTGCCGCCGATGGCGAGTACGCCGCGACCGTCGGGCGCAAACCGCGCCGCCCACACAACCCCGCCGCGCCGCCCGGCGCTGAGCCATGCCTGGCGCGACCCCCCGGCGTCGTCGGCGGAGAGTTCCGACCCGGTCGTCAGGTTCCACAATCGTACGGTCCCCTCGGCGGCGCAGACGGCCAGAGCCAGATCGCCGTCGGGCGAGAGATCGACGGCCGTGATTGCCGCTTCGCTGCGGGGCGGGGCGACGGTGCGCAGCAGCTTGCCATCGGCGAGCGACCAGAGTCGCAGTGCGCCGTCGTCGCAGCCGGTCAAGGCGACGGCGCCATCGGCGCTGACGACCATATCGCTCACCCACCCCGGATGCTTGAGGGCCAGCTCGCGCAGTTCCTGACGGGTCGCCACGTTCCACACGCCGCACGTATTGTCGCCGCTGGCGGTCGCCAGCCGCCGGCCGGCGTCGTAAAACGCCATGGCCGTGATTGTGCGGCTATGCCCGCGGAGCCAACCGGCGGATTGCCACCGACCGGTCGCGGGGTCGAGACGCCACAACTGCGCGTGGCCCCGTTCGTCGCCGGCGGCTAGCGTCAGGCCGTCGGGGCTGAACGCGACGGCGGTCACCTCGGCGTCGTGGCCGGGGAGTTCGGCAAGTCGCTTGCCGGTGCGGGCGTCCCACACCAATGCGGACCCGGCGGGGCTGCCGGTGGCGACGAGTGCGCCGTCGTCGGTCGCCGCCAAGGCGGCGGTGCGCCCGGCGCCTTTCAGGGCGCTTGTTTCGGCGCCGGTGCCCACGTCCCACAGGCGCACGGTGCCGTCGCCGGCGCCGGTGGCCAGTTGCGCTCCTCCCGCGAAGAAGGTCGCCGACGAGGCGAGGAAGTCGTGTCCCTCGGCGAACTGTCGCACGCGGGCCAGCGATTTCGCGTCCCACAACTCGGCCTTGCGATCGCGCCCCGCGGTGACGATCTGCCGACCGTCGGTCGAGAACCGAGCGGCGAGCACCGCGTCGCGCTGGGCCGGGTCGGCCGCGGCGACGAGCCGGGCCTCGGCGTAGGTCGCGGGGTTCCAGAGCATGACCTCGTGCCCGCGGCCTCCCGACAACAACAGCCCGCCGTCGGGCGCGAAGGCGAGCGCCCGCACGTGGCTCGAGTGGCCGCGAAGCCGCTTGAGCTCCGTGCCGCCGGCGAGGTCCCACAGCACGATCGTATTGTCTTGTCCCCCGGAGGCGAGTTGCGTTCCGTCGGGCGCGAACGCCAACGCACGGACCGGGCCGCGATGGCCAGTCAGTTCGACGAACGGCGCGGCGGGGTCGGGCAAGCGGTCGATCCGCCGCGCAACGTCGACGGCTTCGACTTCGTCGGGCGACCACGACAGCACTCGACCGTCGTACCCCGCCGTAGCGATTCGCCGGCCGTCGGGGGCGAACTTTGCCGCGTAAACGGCGCCCCGGTGTTTGGTGAACTCGGTCAGCGGCGTGAACAGGTCGGTCGCGGCGTCGCGGCGCCAGACGATCGCCTTGCCGTCCTGGCCGGCAGTGACCAATCGGAGCCCGTCGGGCGAGAACTCGGCGGCCCAGATCCACCAGCTATGGCCGCGGAGCGTTTGCAGTTCCTTGCCAGTCGCCGCGTCCCAGAGGCGGACCGTGTCGTCGTAGCCTCCGGTCGCCAATTGGGAACCGTCGGGGGAGAAGCGAACGCAGAGGACCGCCTCCTCGTGTCCGACGAGCCGGGCGACGAGCTTGCCGTCGGCGGTACGGTAGACGTTGACGGCGCCATCGCTGCTGGCGGCGGCGAGCCGTTCGCCCGAGGGGTCGTAGGCGACGGCGTGGACGTACTGCCCTTGGGGCAATCGCACGAGCGGCTCGGCGTCGTCCGTCGACCAGATCGTCGCCGCTCCGTCCCAACCCCCGGCGGCAAAATGGCGTCCGTCGGGGGCGAAGTCGACCGCGTCGACCGGCGCCTGCAGGTCCCAGGCCCGCATGGCGAGTCGGCACAACCGATTCAGCCGACCCCACTCGAAGCCGCGCAGGTCCTCCGGGCACTGAGCGAGCAGCTCCTTGGCCCGGGCGAACGCGTTTTCCTCGATCTTGGCGCTCGCCAGTCCGATCCGGGCGACGTAGGCGGCGTACTCCTCCTGCTCGCGGGCGTCGACGGCGTCGGCCTCGGCGGCGACGGCCCGATCGCGCTCGGCGTCGGCCCGCACCTTCTCTGCTTCGGCCCGCTCTTTTTCCGTCTCGGCGCGTTCCCGTTCGGTGTTCGCCCGATCGCGCTCCGATTCGGCGGTCGCCTGGGCCTTCTCGGCCCGCTGGCGTTGCTCGGATTCTTTGCCGCGAGCTTCTTCGGCGGCCAGGTAGTTTTGTTTGGCCTCGCCCTCGGCCTTGACGGCCCGATCGCGCTGGACGAACGCCTCGTTCCGTTCCCGGCGGACCGCGACGTACGCTCCGGAGCCGATGACGACGACCGCCGCCGCGAGCGCCGCGACGGCGCCCTTGAGGAGCTTGATCCGCCGCTTGCGCGACTCCCGCTCGGCGCGGGCGTGCTGCAACTTTTCGACGACCGGGGCGTGCCGCGCCTCGGAGGTCGAGACCAGCGACAACCCGAGGTCGAGGTCCCCCTTGGCGAGCGCCAGCTCGGCGTACTGTTGCCGCGCGGCGACCAGCAGGTGTTCGGCGCGGCGGTTGTCGCGCCACAGCTCCAGCGCCTCTTCGAGCGCGTACATGCTGCGGGCGAACGGCTCGTAGTCGCTGGCTCCTTCGGCTGCGGCCAGCGTCTTGGCCGCGCTGTCGGTCAGCACGATGCTTTCGCTGTGCGATTGGTAGGTGCGGATCGCGTCCTGCATCGCCCGGACCGATGCGTAACGATCTTCGGGCTTCGTGGCCATTGCGTGCCGGGCGATCTCCATGAGCTCGCCGCCGGCGTCGACCGCCACGATTTTGTTCTTGGCCGCGGCCAGCAGGCAGTCCATGACCGTCTTGCCCGTGTGCGGCGGCCGACCGGAGACGATCTCGAACAGGATGGCGCCCAGCAGGTAGACGTCGCTGGAGGCGGTGACCGAGTCGATCGGCCCGCTGGCCATTTCGGGCGCCATGTACGCCGGGGTTCCTCCCATGGCGTTCGACTGGCTCACCGAGCCGGCGCCGGGAAACTCGGGGCTGATCCGCGCGAGGCCCCAGTCCATGACCAGCACCTCGCCGTAGTCGCCGAGCATGATGTTCTCGGGCTTCAGGTCGCGGTGAATCACCCCGTTGGCGTGGGCGAAGGCCACCGCGTCGGCGACGCGCAGCAGGATGTTCAGGTTGTCGTCCAGCGACTGCTCGGCGATCACCTTGTTCCAGGGGGTCCCTTTGACCTTCTTCATCGAGTAGAAGAGGGCCCCGTCCTTGTTCGACCCCAGGTCGTAGATCGGGACGATGTTCGGGTGATCGAGCTCGCCGGTGACGACCGCTTCGGAGATGAACTTGTCGCGCTGCTCGTCGGACTTTTCGCCGGCGCCCTTGAGCATCTTCACCGCGACGGTTCGGGCGATCGACGACTGACGAGCCGAGTAGACGACCCCCATTCCCCCCTCGCCCAACACGTCGAGCAGTTCGTAGTCGGGGGCGTCGTCCGGCGAGGCGATCGTCACGTTGTATTTCTTTTCGCCCGGAGCTGCGAGCGATCGCGACTTGACGACGATCGACGATCGCGAGGCCATTTTGCCGACGATCGTGTCTTTCTGCCGAATCGTGACGCCCGAGTTGCCGCCCCCCTGGGCGACGGCCGCTTCCCACTGCGAGGTGAGCATCGTCGCGGCGTCGGTCTCGACGTCGTGCGTCGAGGAGAACTCGATCGTCGCGTCGGCCCGCAATTCGATCGTCCCCGGCTTGCCTGCGGGGGTCGAGTCGGAGAGTTCCAGCGTATGGAGCGAGTCGTGTTCTGCCGACGCGCCGACGTCTTCGCCGGGAACCGAGGCGGCGATCGAGTCGAGATCGACCGTGAACTCGATCGTCTTCTCGCCGGCTCCTTGGATCGTGCGCCCCGGATCGTCCGCAGAGAGAGCCCCCCCGTCGATCGTGCCTTGCGAGGCGGCGAGCTCTTCCTCGGCGATCGTGCGATCGGCGACCCGACGCTGCGGCACGACCGGCAGCCGCGCGCCGCACGACCCGCACCGACCGGCGAGGCGAGACGCTTCATCAAGTTCAGTCTGGCAAGAGGGGCAGACGAGCATAGGAGGAGCGAGGGGTGAGAGGCGAGGCTTGAGGCGTGAATATCGAGACGTCAGCGCGGTCGGCGGCGACCGCCGTCTCCGCCGCGGGCTGCATTCAAATACCGCTTCCGTCGCGAGGCGTCGGCTGTCTTGGCATCCTTGCCGAACGTCTCGGCCGCGCGGCTGGTCAGCGCCAATCCTGCAGCGGTCAGCAGCCAGCGGTGCGACAAGCGCGGTGCGATCGCGCGTTGGTTGCCTGCCGACTCGGCGTCGGCGATGGGATCCGCGGAGGACGCCGCCGCCATCGAAGCGGGCTCGGCGGCGCGGCGCTCGACGGTTTCGTCCGTCGGAGGCAACGGCTCGGCGTGCGGCTTTGCCGCGTCGTCGGTCGGCGGCCGGTCGCGGGCGCCCTCGGTGTCGTCGCCGGGATCGATGAGTTTGCCGTTCCGCACGAACACTTCGATCACTAACCGCCGCGAACCGGTTTGCGGCTGGACGAGGTAGATCGCGTAGCGGTTGTCGGGCAGATTGCGGAACAGCCCGGGCAGGTCGCTGATCGCGTCGTTGGGGAGCCGGTAGCCCGCGCTCTGCGAGCCGTCGGGTTCGATGACTCGCAGCTCGAAGTATCGCTCGTCGCCGACCTTGGCCTCACCCGCGGCTCCGCGCTGGTCGAACGCCGTGCGCGATTGCACCGGGGGGACCGACTCGGTCGGCGCCGCCCCGCTGTCGGTGCGCGGCGGAAACTGGATCGCCGGCGGGCGGGCGGTCAGCTCGACGAAAAAGAACTCCTGCCCCGTTCCCGGGTTTGAGATGACGACGAACTGGACGTTGCTCTCGCCCTGCTGGATCACCCCCGGCGTGTGGAAATCGTCGTCGCGGATCTTGACCGTGATCGTGATGTCGGCCGCGGGGTTGAGCGGATCCGGGGGGCCCTGATATTGGTGCACCAGGACGAACGTCTCGGGGGTCGGCCCCGCGTAGACCGTCGCGACGACGAACCGGTCCGCCGGCGGCAGGTGGAGCTTGTCCCCCCAGTCGACCAGCACCTCGAACGAGTCGGCCCCCGGGTCGACGAACGACAAGGTCAGCGTGGTGGTCCCCGCCGACGTGACGTCGGTCGCCGCGAGCGGGTCGAGCGTCGGGTTGACGTTCAGCACGGTGACTTCGATCGTCTTCACGTCGACCCCGCCGTCGTCGTCGTACAGCGTGACGGTGATCGTGTACTTGTTGTCGGCGTCGTTGTCGGCGTAAAAGTGGCTCCCCGCAAAGCTGCCGGCGGTCAGCACGCCGGGCGAGCCGCTCGTGCGTACGTCGGGGGCCGCGAAGAACTCCAAGGGGGTCCCGTCTCCCCAGTCGATCGTGTAGGTGAACAACTCGGCCGTCTCGCCGCCGTTGGCCGCGTTGCCGGCGTTGAGCGGGTTGTCGAATCCAGGGTCGGTGAACGCGGCCAAATCGGGGATGACGAGCGTCTGCCCCTCGTTGATCACGTACTCGACGGTCGTCAGCGTGAGCGTCGGGGCGACGTTGTTCACCTGGATCTGGAAGGTGCGGCTCACGACCGGCCCGTCGTCGTCCGACAACTGCACCGTGACGGTGTACAGCCCGTTGTCGGCGTAGGTGTGGGGAGCATGGACCAATCCGGCGGTCGTGGGGACGCCGGGCGAGCCGCTCACCCGCGGGAAGACAGTCACCGGCACGATCGGCGTGCCGTCGCCCCAATCGATCGACACGCCGGTAAAAGTCTCCTCGACTTCGCCGCCGTTGGCCGCGTTGCCGGCGTTGAGCGGGTTGTCGAACCCGGGATCGGTCACCCCGACCCCCAAGCCGGCGAGCGTGAACGCCTGACCCTCGTCGACCGTCAGCGGCGCGTCGACGCCGGTGAGCGTCGGATCGACGTTCGTGACGGTCACCACGAAGGTCTGCAGCGCGACCCCGCCATCGTCGTCGAAGACCCGCACTTCGACCGTGTAGACGCCGTTGTCGGCGTAGATATGTTCCCCGCCGAACGAGCCGGCCGTGAGGACGCCGACCCCGCCGACCTGATCGATCGTCGGGACGCCCGCGTCCAGCGGCGTGCCGTCGCCCCAGTTGATCGTGTAGGTGAAGGTCTCCGCGACTTCGCCCCCGTTGGCCGGGTCGATCGTGTTGAGCGGGTTGTCGAACCCGGGGTCGGTGAACATGCCGATCACGGCGAGCGACAGCAGGCTCCCTTCGGCGATGGTCTGATCGCCGACGACCGCCAGGGCCGGGGCGACGTTGCTCACCACGACCGGGGCCGAGCCGAGGCCGATCCCCGTGTCGTCGTCGACGACCCGGGCTTGAACCGTGTACGTGCCGTTGTCGGCATAGACGTGAGTGGCGACGAAGGTGCGCCCCGTCGCGGGCCCGACGACCGTCGCCGTGCCGTCGCCCCAGTCGATTTCGACCGTGTGCGTGTCGAGCGACCCCGGGTCGACGAAGTCGACCTGCGCGATGAAGACGCTCCCCTCGTTTCCCGGGGCGATTGCGACCGTCACCGCCGAGGGGGCGACGTTACGGACCTCGACGGTCGTCATGGCGGACGTCTGCCCGCCGTCGTCGTCGCGGAGGGTGACGTTGATCTGGTAGACGTCGGTCGGGGTGCCGGTCGGGTTGTCGTCGAGATACTGGTGCGTGATGGTGAGCGTCCGCTCTCCGACGGCGAGCGTGACCGTCTCCAGCGGCGAACCGTCGCCCCAGTCGATCTCGACCGTGTGGACGTCGAGCGAACCGGGATCGTCGAACGACAGTTGCAGCGTGGCGACGCCGTTCTCGTCGATCGTCGCCGGGGGGACGAGCACCAGATTCGAGGGGGCGACGTTACGGACCTCGACGGTCGTCATGGCGGCAGCCTGCCCGCTGTCGTCGTCGCGGACGGTGACGTTGACTTGGTACACGTCGGCCGGGGTGCCGGTCGGGTTGTCGTCGAGATACTGGTGCGTGATGGCGAGCGTACGGGCTCCGACGGCGAGCGTGACCGTCTCCAACGGCGAGCCGTCCCCCCAGTCGATTTCGACCGTGTGGACGTCCAGCGAACCGGGATCGTCGAACGACAGGTTCAGCGTGGCGACGCCGTTTTCGTCGATCGTCGCGACCGGCTGCAGCACCAAGTTCGAGGGGGCGACGTTGCGGACCTCGACGGTCGTCATGGCGGACGTCTGCCCGCCGTCGTCGTCGCGGAGGGTAACGTTGATCTGGTAGACGTCGGTCGGGGTGCCGGTCGGGTTGTCATCGAGATACTGGTGCGTGATGGCGAGCGTACGGGCTCCGACGGCGAGCGTGACCGTCTCCAGCGGCGAACCGTCCCCCCAGTCGATCTCGACCGTGTGGACGTCGAGCGAACCGGGATCGTCGAACGAAAGTTGCAGCGTGGCGACGCCGTTCTCGTCGATCGTCGCGACCGGCTGCAGGATCAAGTTCGAGGGGGCGACGTTGCGGACCACGACCGACGCGCCGCCGGTGACCTCGCCCCCGTCGTCGTCGAGCACGCGGACCTGTACCGCGTACGTGTCTTGCGACGTGCCCGTGGGGTTGTCGTCGAGATACTGGTGTGCGGCTGTCAGCGTGCGGGCTCCCGGCGCCACGGCGATGACCTGCAGCGGCGAACCGTCCCCCCAGTCGATTTCGACCGTGTGCGTGTCGAGCGATCCCGGGTCGACGAACGACAGGTTCAATGTCGCCGCGCCGTTTTCGTCGATCGCTGCGATCGGGTCGATCACGAGATTCGACGGCGGCACGTTATTGACGCGGATCACCCCGGTCGCGAC from Pirellulales bacterium harbors:
- a CDS encoding HAD hydrolase family protein is translated as MNLAARCASIRLILTDVDGVLTDGGVIVDDQGVHALRFNIRDGLGVRLWQRAGGRVGIVTGRITDVVARRAADLDIDPLRQGIADKLPVVKEICQELGLAAEQVAYLGDDLPDVLPIRFAGLGIAVADAAAEAIAAADYVTSVPGGRGALRETVELILRNTDRWETTIARFTDSA
- a CDS encoding 16S rRNA (uracil(1498)-N(3))-methyltransferase, with the translated sequence MSRRVYSAEPIAPDGIARIGDAEAHHLLHVLRVRAGDELTLFDGRGGEFRGEVVGVSRREVEVRVGPRLAIERELVGELVLAAPLPKGDRTRWLVEKAVELGVARLVPLATARSEAPSKGGEKLDRYVIEASKQCGRNRLMELAPVRSWREWLAAGPGDDGVDATPDAVRWIAHPGGAPLAEAARPTHARAWLAVGPEGGFADEEIADARTAGWQIVDLGERILRIETAAAALVTAATLLARRP
- a CDS encoding protein kinase, with product MLVCPSCQTELDEASRLAGRCGSCGARLPVVPQRRVADRTIAEEELAASQGTIDGGALSADDPGRTIQGAGEKTIEFTVDLDSIAASVPGEDVGASAEHDSLHTLELSDSTPAGKPGTIELRADATIEFSSTHDVETDAATMLTSQWEAAVAQGGGNSGVTIRQKDTIVGKMASRSSIVVKSRSLAAPGEKKYNVTIASPDDAPDYELLDVLGEGGMGVVYSARQSSIARTVAVKMLKGAGEKSDEQRDKFISEAVVTGELDHPNIVPIYDLGSNKDGALFYSMKKVKGTPWNKVIAEQSLDDNLNILLRVADAVAFAHANGVIHRDLKPENIMLGDYGEVLVMDWGLARISPEFPGAGSVSQSNAMGGTPAYMAPEMASGPIDSVTASSDVYLLGAILFEIVSGRPPHTGKTVMDCLLAAAKNKIVAVDAGGELMEIARHAMATKPEDRYASVRAMQDAIRTYQSHSESIVLTDSAAKTLAAAEGASDYEPFARSMYALEEALELWRDNRRAEHLLVAARQQYAELALAKGDLDLGLSLVSTSEARHAPVVEKLQHARAERESRKRRIKLLKGAVAALAAAVVVIGSGAYVAVRRERNEAFVQRDRAVKAEGEAKQNYLAAEEARGKESEQRQRAEKAQATAESERDRANTERERAETEKERAEAEKVRADAERDRAVAAEADAVDAREQEEYAAYVARIGLASAKIEENAFARAKELLAQCPEDLRGFEWGRLNRLCRLAMRAWDLQAPVDAVDFAPDGRHFAAGGWDGAATIWSTDDAEPLVRLPQGQYVHAVAYDPSGERLAAASSDGAVNVYRTADGKLVARLVGHEEAVLCVRFSPDGSQLATGGYDDTVRLWDAATGKELQTLRGHSWWIWAAEFSPDGLRLVTAGQDGKAIVWRRDAATDLFTPLTEFTKHRGAVYAAKFAPDGRRIATAGYDGRVLSWSPDEVEAVDVARRIDRLPDPAAPFVELTGHRGPVRALAFAPDGTQLASGGQDNTIVLWDLAGGTELKRLRGHSSHVRALAFAPDGGLLLSGGRGHEVMLWNPATYAEARLVAAADPAQRDAVLAARFSTDGRQIVTAGRDRKAELWDAKSLARVRQFAEGHDFLASSATFFAGGAQLATGAGDGTVRLWDVGTGAETSALKGAGRTAALAATDDGALVATGSPAGSALVWDARTGKRLAELPGHDAEVTAVAFSPDGLTLAAGDERGHAQLWRLDPATGRWQSAGWLRGHSRTITAMAFYDAGRRLATASGDNTCGVWNVATRQELRELALKHPGWVSDMVVSADGAVALTGCDDGALRLWSLADGKLLRTVAPPRSEAAITAVDLSPDGDLALAVCAAEGTVRLWNLTTGSELSADDAGGSRQAWLSAGRRGGVVWAARFAPDGRGVLAIGGNDARLYDLADRTLRTRFSSHGVVASADLSPDGSRVVTGSWDRTAKIWDAATGRVVAKLEGAHEGYVNAAAFSPDGAWVLTASDDGTARQWNAATGEPLPLVIRGHKGRIRAACYAPDGASILTCGSDKTARVWNAVDGAELMILRGHAWTVRCGAFDAAGRRIATGGDDNAAIVWNAADGQRVAKLAGHTGAVTAVALSPDGRRAVTGSEDSTVKLWDAETGKEILTLGAHDDEVTAVEFAPDGRTILSAGRDGRTLLWDATAW